One genomic segment of Desulfocapsa sulfexigens DSM 10523 includes these proteins:
- a CDS encoding substrate-binding domain-containing protein has protein sequence MYRKISFLLLFVMLLPLTTLHAQESIKVASTTATLDSGLLDYLLPIFKKSTGIDVTVTAVSNSAALELGQQGKVDAVLTHDRDLEILLVDEGYFIDREEIMYSDYVILGPKNDPAELQNSTVPLDAFKKIRASKANFISRGDNSETNMRENRIWASTGAMPGRIDSWYLPANLGMTETINLAMEKKAYTIADRATWLSLKASKNNDFTILLEGDPSLFNQYGVMIVNPRNHRHVNYQSAMNFVIWLSSPAGQDTIGAFRDKGGNILFTPNAR, from the coding sequence ATGTACAGAAAAATCAGTTTCCTTCTTCTTTTTGTTATGTTACTCCCGCTCACCACCCTGCACGCCCAAGAATCAATCAAGGTTGCTTCGACCACGGCAACCCTTGACTCCGGTCTACTCGACTATCTGTTACCGATTTTCAAAAAAAGCACCGGCATTGACGTGACTGTTACCGCTGTAAGTAACAGTGCTGCACTGGAACTTGGTCAACAGGGTAAAGTGGATGCCGTCCTCACACATGACAGGGACCTTGAAATCCTGCTAGTGGACGAGGGGTACTTTATTGATCGTGAAGAGATCATGTATAGCGACTACGTTATTCTTGGTCCCAAAAATGACCCCGCTGAACTACAGAACTCAACTGTGCCCCTCGATGCTTTCAAAAAAATTCGTGCTTCAAAAGCCAATTTTATCTCCCGCGGCGACAATTCCGAGACCAATATGCGTGAAAACCGTATATGGGCCAGCACCGGAGCAATGCCTGGCAGAATTGATTCCTGGTACCTGCCCGCAAACCTGGGAATGACAGAAACAATCAATCTGGCTATGGAGAAAAAGGCATACACAATAGCAGACCGCGCCACCTGGCTCAGCCTTAAGGCCAGTAAAAATAATGATTTTACTATTCTTCTCGAGGGGGATCCAAGCCTCTTTAATCAGTACGGTGTTATGATCGTTAACCCCAGAAATCACAGACATGTCAACTACCAGTCAGCCATGAATTTTGTTATCTGGCTCAGCTCACCGGCAGGCCAGGATACAATCGGCGCCTTCAGAGATAAAGGTGGAAATATTCTTTTCACTCCCAATGCCAGGTGA